From a region of the Helianthus annuus cultivar XRQ/B chromosome 5, HanXRQr2.0-SUNRISE, whole genome shotgun sequence genome:
- the LOC110940833 gene encoding S-type anion channel SLAH2 isoform X2: protein MEVAQNLGTKKEGIPSLIRSIDANEVVGFDDDLMKQNDSGGDKIEPEILNDCLNHRRTPSISISMPPSPMGAPLQNTRRVAFRDDVELVGTNLNEQPTVSATKFHSQPIPTGVGFEEAVAAGKFPRIEKVKKDDERYNSFKTWSGKLERQISTLRGKPPGEQPVITPRSENLPVHRYFDALEGPELETLRPSEELVLPDDKKWPFLLRYPVSSFGICLGVSSQAIMWKNLASSAATHFLHVSPKVNLILWCISIGLFTVVAAAYILKLIFYFEAVRREYYHPIRVNFFFAPWVALLFLAIGLPPTVATSIPHFLWYILMTPIFILEVKIYGQWKSGGQRRLSKVANPVNHLSIVGNFVGALLGASMGLKEGPIFFFAVGIAHYTVLFVTLYQRLPTNETLPKELHPVFFLFIAVPSVASMAWANINGSRIAYFLAMFLYFSLAVRVNFFRGFTFSLAWWAYTFPMTGAAIATIRYTNEVTNTFTKILTVTLSVIATLTVFGLLITTILHAFVMRDLFPNDIAIAISDRKPTTVRKWFHRRSGSSDKDIEHFLKYVTSNEKDVEVTVKAGDVESQSPLP from the exons ATGGAAGTCGCCCAGAATCTCGGAACAAAGAAAGAAGGGATCCCATCGTTAATTAGATCGATCGATGCTAACGAAGTTGTGGGATTTGATGATGATCTTATGAAGCAAAAT GATTCTGGAGGAGATAAAATAGAACCTGAAATATTGAACGACTGTTTAAACCACCGTAGAACGCCGTCGATATCCATCAGTATGCCACCGTCTCCAATGGGAGCTCCACTGCAAAACACTAGAAGAGTTGCATTCAGAGACGACGTTGAACTTGTTGGCACGAACTTGAACGAGCAACCAACTGTTTCGGCCACTAAATTCCACTCGCAGCCCATACCCACCGGGGTCGGGTTTGAAGAAGCCGTGGCAGCCGGTAAGTTTCCGAGAATCGAGAAAGTGAAGAAGGATGATGAGAGGTACAATTCTTTCAAAACATGGTCTGGTAAACTGGAGAGACAAATCTCCACATTGCGAGGAAAACCGCCAGGTGAGCAGCCGGTTATTACTCCCCGGAGCGAGAATTTGCCGGTTCATCGCTATTTTGATGCGTTAGAAGGACCGGAGCTGGAAACACTCAGG CCATCTGAGGAATTAGTCCTACCAGACGACAAAAAATGGCCATTTCTTCTCCGCTATCCAGTCTCATCGTTCGGTATATGTCTCGGAGTCAGCAGTCAAGCGATAATGTGGAAGAATTTAGCGTCGTCAGCCGCAACACATTTTCTACATGTAAGTCCCAAAGTGAACCTGATTCTATGGTGCATCTCCATAGGCCTTTTCACGGTAGTGGCAGCTGCATATATTCTGAAACTCATCTTCTACTTCGAAGCAGTTCGTAGAGAATACTACCATCCAATTCGAGTTAACTTCTTCTTCGCCCCATGGGTCGCACTACTGTTTTTGGCTATAGGACTTCCACCAACAGTTGCCACAAGCATACCGCATTTTCTATGGTATATTTTAATGACACCCATTTTCATCCTAGAGGTCAAGATCTACGGCCAGTGGAAGTCCGGTGGCCAGCGAAGGTTATCCAAGGTGGCGAATCCTGTTAACCATTTATCCATTGTTGGAAACTTCGTTGGAGCTTTGTTGGGCGCCTCGATGGGGTTAAAAGAAGGCCCCATTTTCTTCTTTGCGGTTGGAATCGCGCATTACACGGTGTTGTTTGTGACTTTGTATCAAAGACTTCCTACCAATGAAACTTTGCCCAAAGAGCTTCATCctgttttctttctttttattgcTGTTCCAAGTGTTGCTTCTATGGCGTGGGCTAATATCAATGGGTCGCGAATCGCTTACTTCCTCGCCATGTTCCTCTATTTCTCTCTG GCGGTTCGAGTGAATTTCTTCAGAGGATTCACGTTCTCGTTGGCATGGTGGGCATATACTTTTCCGATGACTGGAGCTGCAATCGCGACAATTCGATACACAAACGAAGTCACAAACACTTTCACTAAAATTTTAACTGTGACCCTTTCGGTGATTGCAACCCTGACGGTTTTTGGCTTACTCATAACCACAATTCTACATGCTTTTGTGATGAGAGATCTCTTCCCGAACGACATCGCCATTGCCATAAGTGACCGGAAGCCCACAACTGTTCGAAAGTGGTTCCACCGGAGGTCAGGCAGCTCCGACAAAGACATTGAACATTTCCTTAAATATGTGACATCAAACGAGAAAGATGTGGAGGTTACGGTGAAAGCTGGAGATGTTGAAAGT
- the LOC110940833 gene encoding S-type anion channel SLAH2 isoform X1 — translation MEVAQNLGTKKEGIPSLIRSIDANEVVGFDDDLMKQNVMENNFELMDSGGDKIEPEILNDCLNHRRTPSISISMPPSPMGAPLQNTRRVAFRDDVELVGTNLNEQPTVSATKFHSQPIPTGVGFEEAVAAGKFPRIEKVKKDDERYNSFKTWSGKLERQISTLRGKPPGEQPVITPRSENLPVHRYFDALEGPELETLRPSEELVLPDDKKWPFLLRYPVSSFGICLGVSSQAIMWKNLASSAATHFLHVSPKVNLILWCISIGLFTVVAAAYILKLIFYFEAVRREYYHPIRVNFFFAPWVALLFLAIGLPPTVATSIPHFLWYILMTPIFILEVKIYGQWKSGGQRRLSKVANPVNHLSIVGNFVGALLGASMGLKEGPIFFFAVGIAHYTVLFVTLYQRLPTNETLPKELHPVFFLFIAVPSVASMAWANINGSRIAYFLAMFLYFSLAVRVNFFRGFTFSLAWWAYTFPMTGAAIATIRYTNEVTNTFTKILTVTLSVIATLTVFGLLITTILHAFVMRDLFPNDIAIAISDRKPTTVRKWFHRRSGSSDKDIEHFLKYVTSNEKDVEVTVKAGDVESQSPLP, via the exons ATGGAAGTCGCCCAGAATCTCGGAACAAAGAAAGAAGGGATCCCATCGTTAATTAGATCGATCGATGCTAACGAAGTTGTGGGATTTGATGATGATCTTATGAAGCAAAATGTGATGGAAAATAATTTTGAATTAATG GATTCTGGAGGAGATAAAATAGAACCTGAAATATTGAACGACTGTTTAAACCACCGTAGAACGCCGTCGATATCCATCAGTATGCCACCGTCTCCAATGGGAGCTCCACTGCAAAACACTAGAAGAGTTGCATTCAGAGACGACGTTGAACTTGTTGGCACGAACTTGAACGAGCAACCAACTGTTTCGGCCACTAAATTCCACTCGCAGCCCATACCCACCGGGGTCGGGTTTGAAGAAGCCGTGGCAGCCGGTAAGTTTCCGAGAATCGAGAAAGTGAAGAAGGATGATGAGAGGTACAATTCTTTCAAAACATGGTCTGGTAAACTGGAGAGACAAATCTCCACATTGCGAGGAAAACCGCCAGGTGAGCAGCCGGTTATTACTCCCCGGAGCGAGAATTTGCCGGTTCATCGCTATTTTGATGCGTTAGAAGGACCGGAGCTGGAAACACTCAGG CCATCTGAGGAATTAGTCCTACCAGACGACAAAAAATGGCCATTTCTTCTCCGCTATCCAGTCTCATCGTTCGGTATATGTCTCGGAGTCAGCAGTCAAGCGATAATGTGGAAGAATTTAGCGTCGTCAGCCGCAACACATTTTCTACATGTAAGTCCCAAAGTGAACCTGATTCTATGGTGCATCTCCATAGGCCTTTTCACGGTAGTGGCAGCTGCATATATTCTGAAACTCATCTTCTACTTCGAAGCAGTTCGTAGAGAATACTACCATCCAATTCGAGTTAACTTCTTCTTCGCCCCATGGGTCGCACTACTGTTTTTGGCTATAGGACTTCCACCAACAGTTGCCACAAGCATACCGCATTTTCTATGGTATATTTTAATGACACCCATTTTCATCCTAGAGGTCAAGATCTACGGCCAGTGGAAGTCCGGTGGCCAGCGAAGGTTATCCAAGGTGGCGAATCCTGTTAACCATTTATCCATTGTTGGAAACTTCGTTGGAGCTTTGTTGGGCGCCTCGATGGGGTTAAAAGAAGGCCCCATTTTCTTCTTTGCGGTTGGAATCGCGCATTACACGGTGTTGTTTGTGACTTTGTATCAAAGACTTCCTACCAATGAAACTTTGCCCAAAGAGCTTCATCctgttttctttctttttattgcTGTTCCAAGTGTTGCTTCTATGGCGTGGGCTAATATCAATGGGTCGCGAATCGCTTACTTCCTCGCCATGTTCCTCTATTTCTCTCTG GCGGTTCGAGTGAATTTCTTCAGAGGATTCACGTTCTCGTTGGCATGGTGGGCATATACTTTTCCGATGACTGGAGCTGCAATCGCGACAATTCGATACACAAACGAAGTCACAAACACTTTCACTAAAATTTTAACTGTGACCCTTTCGGTGATTGCAACCCTGACGGTTTTTGGCTTACTCATAACCACAATTCTACATGCTTTTGTGATGAGAGATCTCTTCCCGAACGACATCGCCATTGCCATAAGTGACCGGAAGCCCACAACTGTTCGAAAGTGGTTCCACCGGAGGTCAGGCAGCTCCGACAAAGACATTGAACATTTCCTTAAATATGTGACATCAAACGAGAAAGATGTGGAGGTTACGGTGAAAGCTGGAGATGTTGAAAGT